In Aquimarina spinulae, a single window of DNA contains:
- a CDS encoding glycoside hydrolase family 3 N-terminal domain-containing protein, translating to MKKILLIISLGVFCFSCKNKIKSPGLSGQDTQIEHKIDSLMALMTLEEKIGQTVLYSSGADVTGPVLDKNYVEYLKKGQVGAIFNATGSAYTRKLQKIAVEETRLGIPLLFGYDVIHGYKTIFPIPMGEASSWDLELMEKSARIAAIEASVEGLHWTFAPMVDIARDPRWGRISEGAGEDTYLGSLIAKARVKGFQGNDLSNKNTILACAKHYAAYGAAQAGRDYHTVDMSMNTLRNVYLPPFKAALDAGAATFMTSFNELNGIPATGNTFLLDQVLRKEWGFNGFVVTDYTSINEMVPHGYAEDLKHAGELAMNAGVDMDMQGGVYKNYMKQSIQEGKIEESRLNKAVKDILRLKYKLGLFEDPYKYCNEEQEAKVILNDNHLEAARDAARKSIVLLKNKDEVLPLHKEKKIALIGPLANDEFHIIGNWAAHGNREGVAVSVKEALEAKESLFTYAKGCEVVEGDTSNFAEAVKTAQNADVVVMVMGELENMSGEAASRTSIKLPGHQQELIAEIKKTGKPIVLVLLNGRPLDLSWENETVDAIVEAWFPGTSGGHAITDVLFGDYNPSGKLTVTFPRNIGQIPVFYNMKNTGRPVDLEGANPRFVSRYLDVDNSPLFPFGYGLSYTTFKYSDVTLDSNVLTPNSKIKITASITNTGNYDGEEIAQLYIKDRFGSITRPVKELKGFKKVFLKKGETKTIEFILTANDLKFYDSTINFVNEKGDYDLFVGGSSDQKFTHQFSFSDH from the coding sequence ATGAAAAAAATACTATTGATCATATCTCTTGGAGTATTCTGTTTTAGTTGTAAAAACAAAATAAAATCACCTGGTCTATCAGGTCAAGATACCCAAATAGAACATAAGATAGACTCTTTAATGGCTTTAATGACATTAGAAGAAAAAATAGGGCAAACCGTATTATACTCTAGTGGAGCTGATGTTACAGGGCCTGTGCTGGACAAAAATTATGTAGAATATCTTAAAAAAGGACAAGTAGGAGCTATTTTTAATGCTACCGGTTCTGCTTATACAAGAAAACTTCAAAAAATTGCAGTAGAAGAAACGCGTTTAGGGATTCCACTTCTCTTTGGATATGATGTAATTCATGGATATAAAACTATTTTTCCTATCCCTATGGGAGAAGCTTCTAGTTGGGATTTAGAACTCATGGAAAAGAGTGCCCGTATTGCTGCTATAGAAGCTTCTGTAGAAGGGTTACATTGGACCTTTGCTCCTATGGTAGATATTGCCAGAGATCCAAGATGGGGTAGAATATCAGAAGGTGCAGGAGAAGATACTTATCTGGGAAGTTTAATTGCCAAAGCAAGAGTAAAAGGATTTCAGGGAAATGATCTTTCTAATAAGAATACCATTTTGGCTTGTGCCAAGCATTATGCTGCATATGGTGCAGCACAAGCAGGTAGAGATTATCACACTGTTGATATGTCTATGAATACACTAAGAAATGTGTATTTACCACCTTTTAAAGCAGCATTAGATGCAGGAGCAGCAACTTTTATGACTTCATTTAACGAACTCAATGGAATACCGGCTACGGGGAATACCTTTTTACTAGATCAGGTATTACGAAAAGAGTGGGGATTTAATGGTTTTGTAGTAACTGATTATACTTCAATAAATGAAATGGTCCCTCATGGTTATGCAGAAGATTTAAAACATGCAGGAGAATTAGCTATGAATGCAGGAGTAGATATGGATATGCAGGGAGGAGTGTATAAAAATTATATGAAGCAATCTATACAAGAAGGTAAAATAGAAGAAAGTAGATTGAACAAAGCTGTAAAAGATATTTTGAGATTGAAATATAAACTAGGCCTTTTTGAAGATCCTTATAAATATTGTAATGAAGAGCAGGAAGCCAAAGTAATTCTTAATGATAATCATCTAGAAGCAGCTAGAGATGCTGCCAGAAAATCTATCGTTTTGTTAAAAAATAAAGATGAGGTACTGCCTTTACATAAAGAAAAAAAGATTGCTCTTATTGGTCCGTTGGCAAATGATGAGTTTCATATCATTGGTAATTGGGCTGCCCATGGGAATAGAGAAGGAGTAGCAGTAAGTGTAAAAGAAGCTCTTGAGGCAAAAGAAAGCCTGTTTACCTATGCCAAAGGTTGTGAGGTTGTAGAAGGAGATACATCAAATTTTGCAGAAGCAGTAAAGACTGCACAGAATGCTGATGTGGTAGTTATGGTTATGGGAGAGCTAGAAAATATGAGCGGTGAGGCAGCGAGTAGAACAAGTATTAAACTCCCGGGGCATCAACAAGAATTAATTGCCGAAATAAAGAAAACAGGAAAACCAATAGTACTGGTTTTATTAAATGGAAGACCTCTGGATTTATCATGGGAAAATGAAACCGTAGATGCTATTGTAGAAGCTTGGTTCCCAGGTACAAGTGGTGGTCATGCTATTACAGATGTATTATTTGGAGACTATAACCCTTCGGGAAAACTAACCGTTACGTTTCCGAGAAATATAGGACAAATACCTGTTTTTTATAATATGAAAAACACGGGGAGACCAGTGGATCTCGAAGGAGCAAATCCAAGATTCGTTTCCAGATACTTAGATGTTGATAACTCTCCACTATTTCCATTCGGATATGGATTAAGTTATACAACCTTTAAATATAGTGATGTGACGTTAGACTCTAACGTGCTTACACCAAATTCTAAAATCAAGATTACAGCCAGTATTACAAATACAGGAAATTATGATGGAGAAGAAATTGCACAATTATATATCAAAGACAGATTTGGAAGTATTACCAGACCTGTTAAAGAACTAAAAGGATTTAAAAAAGTATTCCTAAAAAAAGGAGAAACAAAAACAATAGAATTTATCCTAACTGCTAATGATTTAAAGTTTTATGACAGTACTATAAATTTTGTGAACGAAAAAGGAGACTACGACCTTTTTGTAGGAGGTAGTTCGGATCAAAAATTCACACATCAGTTCTCATTTTCTGATCACTAA
- a CDS encoding glucoamylase family protein: protein MKLLITIKEKMFLLSFICSSILFFSSCNTDDITPPPPDVAEIFEEENPIPEIPFEELLDLVQQRTFNYFWDFAEPNSGLARERSQEDAFEGQSKRVVTTGGSGFGIACFPAAVERGWITKTEAIERLQKILTFLEGADSYHGVFSHWYYGDTAKTRPFSAQDDGGDLVETAFLIQGLLINRQYFSANTTEEKDIRDRITALWEAVEWDWYTQGEKSLTWHWSPNHNFNINLKIGGWNEALIVYVLGASSPTHSIDKETYDNGWASNGGMKNGKSFFGTVLPLGPDFGGPLFFSQYSFIGLDPRGLGDQYANYFDQNKAHALINYEYCIENPKGFKGYGENSWGLTASDQPGGYGVHSPTEDNSVITPTAALSSFPYTPEQSKKALEYFYYKLNDKLWGEYGFYDAFSEQQDWYSDGYLAIDQGPIVAMIENHRTQLLWSLFMKDQEIKDGLSKLGF from the coding sequence ATGAAATTATTAATAACAATTAAAGAAAAAATGTTTTTACTCTCATTTATCTGTTCTTCGATATTATTTTTTAGTAGTTGTAATACAGATGATATTACACCACCACCGCCAGATGTAGCCGAAATATTTGAAGAAGAAAATCCAATACCAGAGATTCCTTTTGAAGAATTATTGGATCTGGTGCAGCAACGTACTTTTAATTATTTCTGGGATTTTGCAGAACCTAATAGTGGTTTGGCAAGAGAACGTTCTCAGGAAGATGCATTCGAAGGACAATCCAAAAGAGTAGTAACCACAGGAGGTTCTGGTTTTGGAATAGCATGTTTTCCTGCAGCAGTTGAAAGAGGATGGATTACCAAAACAGAAGCTATAGAGCGGTTACAAAAAATACTGACGTTCCTGGAAGGAGCAGATTCCTATCACGGTGTTTTTTCGCATTGGTACTATGGTGATACGGCCAAAACAAGACCTTTTAGCGCACAAGATGATGGTGGAGATCTTGTCGAGACCGCATTTTTAATACAAGGGTTATTAATAAACAGACAATATTTTTCTGCCAATACTACAGAAGAAAAAGATATTCGAGATAGAATAACGGCATTATGGGAAGCTGTAGAATGGGATTGGTACACTCAGGGAGAAAAATCACTTACATGGCACTGGTCACCAAACCATAATTTTAATATCAACTTAAAAATAGGTGGATGGAATGAAGCACTTATCGTTTATGTTTTAGGAGCATCATCCCCTACTCATTCTATAGATAAAGAAACATATGATAATGGATGGGCATCTAATGGAGGGATGAAAAATGGAAAATCATTTTTTGGCACAGTATTACCTCTAGGCCCGGATTTTGGAGGCCCTTTATTTTTCTCACAATATTCCTTTATTGGTTTAGATCCAAGAGGATTAGGTGATCAATATGCAAATTATTTTGATCAAAATAAAGCACATGCACTTATCAATTATGAGTACTGTATCGAAAACCCAAAAGGCTTTAAAGGGTATGGAGAAAATAGTTGGGGACTTACAGCAAGTGATCAGCCTGGGGGGTATGGAGTACACAGCCCCACAGAAGATAATAGTGTTATCACTCCAACGGCAGCGCTTTCTTCTTTTCCTTATACTCCAGAACAGTCAAAAAAAGCATTAGAATATTTCTATTATAAACTAAACGACAAGTTATGGGGCGAATATGGTTTCTACGATGCATTCTCAGAACAACAGGATTGGTATTCTGATGGATATTTAGCGATTGATCAGGGGCCTATTGTAGCCATGATAGAAAATCATAGAACACAGCTTCTATGGTCACTTTTTATGAAGGACCAGGAAATAAAAGATGGACTATCAAAATTAGGATTCTAG
- a CDS encoding RagB/SusD family nutrient uptake outer membrane protein, translating into MKNLIKSAMRYHLSLFFMLILLLGCSEDFLEVESNQETEEAITVENASELVNAVYNSFLQWPMSSFSWNGISSITSDDADKGSDPGDTGTDKHLLDALTFDATSISFNEIWEAHYDGIQRANQALSRLESFNELDDTLKSRLIGETKFLRALLYFRLVKMFGGVPLIGDVPDLNSNPNELLKRATKEETYVFIETDLQEAILALPQKSEYDSSELGRATNGAAKALLAKVSMYQNKWTKAYELTNEIIGSGEYGLTANYEDIWKEIGENNTESIFEIQARGETPTAGVQGYSVSQGARGDGGWGWGFNTPTQNLADSYEPGDTRRDGTIIFRGETLFDGRLVANTVVNPMYNQKAYSSALSDAWETGKNIRILRFAEILLINAEAALQVGGDAAAPLNQVRNRAGLSNAVSVDQMAVWNERRHELAFEHDRYFDLVRQGRAGTVLRAHGKSFVDGKHEVFPIPNDQIQKSGGLLIQNPGY; encoded by the coding sequence ATGAAAAATTTAATAAAAAGCGCAATGCGATATCACCTTTCTTTGTTTTTTATGCTTATCCTACTATTGGGATGCAGTGAAGATTTTCTCGAAGTAGAGTCAAATCAGGAAACCGAAGAAGCTATAACTGTTGAGAATGCTTCAGAACTTGTAAACGCTGTTTATAATAGTTTTTTACAATGGCCAATGAGTTCATTTTCATGGAATGGAATTTCTAGTATTACTTCAGATGATGCAGATAAAGGTAGTGATCCGGGAGATACAGGAACAGATAAACATCTATTAGACGCACTTACTTTTGATGCAACCTCGATATCATTCAATGAAATATGGGAAGCCCATTATGATGGTATACAAAGGGCTAATCAGGCATTAAGTAGATTAGAATCCTTTAATGAATTAGACGATACATTAAAAAGCAGACTTATTGGTGAAACAAAATTCTTAAGAGCATTACTATATTTTAGGTTAGTTAAAATGTTTGGAGGTGTACCTTTAATAGGAGATGTGCCTGATCTTAATTCAAATCCGAATGAACTTTTAAAAAGAGCTACAAAAGAAGAGACCTATGTTTTTATCGAAACAGATTTACAAGAGGCTATACTGGCATTACCCCAAAAGAGTGAATATGATAGTTCTGAGTTAGGTAGGGCAACTAATGGAGCAGCAAAAGCATTGTTGGCCAAAGTAAGTATGTACCAAAATAAGTGGACAAAAGCGTATGAGCTAACTAATGAAATTATAGGATCTGGAGAATACGGCCTTACTGCCAACTATGAAGATATCTGGAAAGAGATTGGAGAAAATAATACCGAATCCATTTTTGAAATACAAGCTCGTGGCGAAACACCTACTGCAGGAGTACAAGGATATAGCGTAAGCCAGGGAGCTAGAGGCGATGGCGGCTGGGGCTGGGGATTTAATACTCCTACCCAAAATCTTGCCGATTCATACGAACCAGGAGATACGAGAAGAGATGGTACTATAATATTTAGAGGTGAAACTTTATTTGATGGCAGGCTAGTGGCAAATACGGTAGTAAATCCAATGTATAACCAGAAAGCATACTCAAGTGCATTATCTGATGCTTGGGAAACCGGGAAAAATATACGAATACTACGTTTTGCAGAAATACTATTAATCAATGCCGAAGCAGCTTTGCAAGTAGGAGGAGATGCTGCAGCTCCGTTAAACCAGGTTAGAAATAGAGCAGGTTTAAGCAATGCCGTTAGTGTTGATCAAATGGCTGTTTGGAATGAAAGAAGGCATGAACTTGCTTTTGAGCATGATCGGTATTTTGATCTGGTACGACAAGGAAGAGCAGGTACTGTGCTTAGAGCACATGGTAAGTCCTTTGTAGATGGAAAACACGAGGTGTTTCCTATTCCTAATGATCAAATACAAAAAAGTGGAGGGCTTCTTATCCAAAATCCAGGATATTAA
- a CDS encoding SusC/RagA family TonB-linked outer membrane protein — translation MKNQILICLLLIYNSVIAQQTITGTIYSDNNMPLPGCNVLVKGTSKGALTDFDGRFTINTQIGDTLMVSYLGFKTKEILITENTDYTIYMESNTSELEQVVVVGYGTQRKSILTSAVATVKGDELSREPIINASQALQGKAAGVQVIASDAPGQASTVIIRGLGTIQGGREPLYVVDGVLTNNINNINTLDILTMNILKDAASLAIYGNRGANGVIIITTKKGKTGKMEISFDTYTGYRDILSRVKLADATSFVTYNNEAALRDLRNDDDPNNDNDTSGFFFSNQKYNTNWLDAITRTGRISNYNLSVSGGSEKIRSFFSAGFNKEEGILIGNDFDRLTLRSNVDYKIGKKINFSHNVNAQLANITPKGFNAFTNAYKQSPIVPIRDEEGRFGSSAAFNNVSNPVKDLFFQDEKQKFFKLQGAFKLDYKIIEPLTFTSRFSVETEYGRFYNFEDRLGSFLANNPANLEENFEGGIENPAKTRLTVTHTNNYRWFLDNYFTFNKTFGESHTIKATLGITSEESGGEFLRGVRNNVPLDSNLRFNLNTGDEDDTQLSSGSFSVSDRLYSYIARVNYDYNSKYLFNASFRRDGSSKFQPGKRFGNFYAVSVGWVLTKEDFMQDGWFDKLKLRASYGELGNQNVPFNVITATTGSGGFFPFGPNQELQQGITVTGTINEDLTWERTNEFDVGLEFALLNHKLSGELDYYQRTNTNATLEVQLPDVFGFDPFNSHVGEIVNKGAEITLNWADTIGTVKYNLGGSFSFNENELTKVTSPFFNEQQGGNIDNGQYTKKVAVGQPLGSFFLYNAIGIDDRGELVYEDVNNNGITDEGDRKFFGSYIPKYFFGLNLGVEYKNFDLSIDTFGNLGNKVYNGKKAQRFGNENIEQSVFNNRWTSGRPSNTTPIASNDVPLSSNYYLESGDFFRINNITLGYSLPKDVISIFSKVRIYASAKNPFIFKKFSGYTPELPGDPLGTAGIELNAYPTLRSFYFGINTSF, via the coding sequence ATGAAAAATCAAATTCTCATTTGCTTACTGTTGATCTATAATAGTGTAATAGCACAGCAAACTATTACCGGAACAATATATTCTGATAACAATATGCCACTACCAGGATGTAATGTTTTAGTAAAAGGAACATCCAAAGGGGCATTAACAGATTTTGATGGAAGATTCACAATAAATACTCAAATAGGAGATACTCTTATGGTAAGTTATTTAGGTTTCAAAACTAAAGAAATTTTAATAACAGAAAATACCGATTATACTATATATATGGAGTCTAATACCTCAGAACTCGAGCAAGTAGTTGTTGTAGGGTATGGAACCCAAAGAAAATCTATTCTTACCAGTGCGGTAGCTACAGTTAAAGGAGACGAACTATCCAGAGAACCAATTATTAATGCTTCTCAAGCATTGCAAGGAAAAGCTGCAGGTGTACAAGTAATTGCTTCAGATGCACCTGGGCAGGCTTCAACAGTAATTATCAGAGGATTAGGAACTATTCAAGGCGGTAGAGAACCACTATATGTAGTTGATGGTGTATTGACCAATAATATTAATAACATCAATACATTAGATATTCTTACGATGAATATCTTAAAAGATGCTGCATCCCTAGCTATTTATGGAAACAGAGGCGCTAATGGAGTGATCATAATTACTACCAAAAAAGGAAAAACAGGAAAGATGGAAATTTCTTTTGATACCTATACAGGGTATCGTGATATATTAAGTAGAGTTAAACTGGCAGATGCAACATCTTTTGTGACTTATAATAACGAGGCAGCTCTAAGAGATTTAAGAAATGATGATGATCCTAATAATGATAATGATACCAGTGGTTTTTTCTTTTCTAATCAAAAATATAATACAAATTGGTTGGACGCAATAACAAGAACAGGTCGTATATCTAACTATAATTTATCAGTATCAGGAGGTTCAGAAAAAATCCGCTCTTTTTTTAGTGCAGGCTTTAATAAAGAAGAAGGGATATTAATAGGTAATGATTTTGATAGACTTACATTACGTAGTAATGTCGACTATAAGATTGGCAAAAAAATTAATTTTTCTCATAATGTAAATGCACAATTGGCTAATATAACTCCAAAAGGATTTAATGCATTTACAAATGCTTATAAACAATCCCCTATTGTGCCAATAAGAGATGAAGAAGGACGGTTTGGTTCATCTGCAGCTTTTAATAATGTATCTAATCCGGTAAAAGATTTATTTTTTCAAGACGAAAAGCAAAAATTCTTTAAGCTACAGGGAGCATTTAAACTAGACTATAAAATAATAGAACCATTAACATTTACATCTCGTTTTTCTGTAGAAACAGAATATGGAAGATTTTATAATTTTGAAGATAGATTAGGCTCTTTTTTAGCAAACAATCCAGCGAATCTTGAAGAAAACTTTGAAGGAGGGATAGAAAACCCTGCAAAAACTAGATTAACAGTTACACATACCAATAATTATAGGTGGTTTTTAGATAATTATTTCACCTTCAATAAAACATTTGGTGAATCTCATACAATTAAAGCGACTTTAGGTATTACCTCTGAAGAAAGTGGAGGAGAATTTTTAAGAGGAGTACGAAATAATGTTCCTCTGGACTCAAATCTTAGATTTAACCTAAACACAGGGGATGAAGATGATACTCAACTTTCGTCTGGATCATTTAGTGTATCAGATAGACTGTACTCCTATATTGCCAGGGTAAATTATGATTATAATAGTAAATACTTATTTAATGCCTCTTTTAGGAGAGATGGTTCAAGCAAGTTTCAACCCGGAAAAAGATTCGGTAATTTTTATGCAGTAAGTGTAGGTTGGGTATTGACCAAAGAAGATTTTATGCAAGATGGATGGTTTGATAAACTAAAACTTAGAGCAAGTTATGGGGAGTTGGGTAATCAAAATGTACCTTTTAATGTAATAACAGCAACAACAGGTAGTGGTGGGTTTTTTCCCTTTGGACCTAATCAGGAACTACAGCAAGGGATCACAGTTACAGGTACTATCAATGAAGATCTGACCTGGGAGAGAACAAATGAATTTGACGTAGGATTAGAATTTGCTCTTTTAAATCATAAATTAAGTGGAGAATTAGATTACTATCAAAGAACCAATACCAATGCTACTTTAGAAGTACAGCTTCCAGATGTTTTTGGTTTTGACCCTTTTAATTCTCACGTAGGAGAAATTGTAAATAAAGGAGCAGAAATAACATTAAACTGGGCAGATACTATAGGAACAGTAAAGTATAATTTGGGAGGAAGTTTCTCCTTTAATGAAAATGAACTTACCAAAGTAACCAGCCCGTTTTTTAATGAGCAACAAGGAGGAAATATTGATAATGGGCAGTATACCAAAAAAGTAGCTGTAGGACAACCTTTAGGGAGTTTTTTCTTATATAATGCAATTGGTATTGATGACAGAGGAGAATTAGTATACGAAGATGTAAATAATAATGGTATTACTGATGAAGGAGATCGAAAATTCTTCGGTTCTTATATTCCAAAATACTTCTTTGGACTTAACCTCGGTGTCGAATACAAAAATTTTGACCTTTCGATAGATACTTTTGGTAACTTAGGTAACAAAGTCTATAACGGAAAAAAAGCACAGCGATTCGGAAATGAAAATATAGAACAATCTGTATTTAATAATAGATGGACATCTGGTAGACCGAGTAATACAACTCCAATTGCTTCTAATGATGTGCCACTGTCTTCTAACTACTATTTAGAATCAGGAGATTTTTTCAGAATTAACAATATCACATTAGGGTATTCTTTGCCAAAAGATGTTATAAGTATTTTCTCTAAAGTTAGAATATATGCATCTGCAAAAAACCCTTTTATTTTCAAGAAATTTTCGGGGTACACGCCAGAACTTCCGGGAGATCCTCTGGGTACAGCCGGGATCGAGTTAAATGCATATCCCACACTCAGGTCATTTTATTTTGGTATAAACACTTCTTTTTAA